Proteins encoded by one window of Elaeis guineensis isolate ETL-2024a chromosome 12, EG11, whole genome shotgun sequence:
- the LOC105055119 gene encoding uncharacterized protein, with protein sequence MEETLPEIRIPPARPLDSFTETELLAAELLVQLSESSGGDSSSSFSSSTSPRSVNARPPPMAMVAEDDRDVVVGEEEDDEIGGAPRRRRPRYRLLADLYAVTAPIGSVEKRRGGERQRGEKKMKGGK encoded by the coding sequence ATGGAAGAAACCCTTCCCGAAATCCGAATCCCTCCTGCTCGCCCTCTCGATTCCTTCACCGAGACCGAGTTGCTGGCGGCGGAGCTGCTCGTCCAACTCAGCGAGAGCAGCGGGGGCGACTCGTCGTCGTCCTTCTCGTCGTCGACTTCTCCTCGATCCGTCAACGCGCGGCCTCCGCCGATGGCGATGGTGGCGGAGGACGACCGCGACGTCGTGGtgggggaggaggaggatgacGAGATTGGTGGGGCCCCGCGGCGCCGGAGGCCTAGGTATCGCCTCCTCGCCGATCTCTACGCGGTCACGGCACCGATCGGCAGCGTCGAGAAGCGGCGTGGAGGAGAGCGTCAGCGTGGCGAGAAGAAGATGAAAGGAGGGAAGTAG